A genome region from Sphingobacteriaceae bacterium GW460-11-11-14-LB5 includes the following:
- a CDS encoding RND transporter, with product MFKNNIYKGLGLVLICAAYTACRLPEVAQRTENKNVPVAFGSAQDTVSTASIQWRKFFTDPNLVNLIDTALKNNQELNITLQDIEIAKNEIKAKKGELLPSVNYRVGAGLDKVGRYTSSGAGDASTEITPGKEVPEILPDYTFGLQANWEADIWHKLRNAKKGAISHYLATVEGKNFVVTNLIAEVANSYYELLAADNQLETVKKNIELQKNALELMKIQKEASRVNELAVRKFEAEVLSSKSLEFDIQQNITETENKINFLLGRFPQLIIRDKSSFTDLVPPTVQTGLPSQLLANRPDIKQAELELAAAKLDVKVAKAQFYPSLGISATIGYQAFNPSYLLRTPESLIYSLAGDLAGPLINRNAIKAEYLTANAKQLQAVYDYEKTILNGYIEVANQMSKISNLQKSYDLKSKQVTALTQSIDISNDLFKSARADYFEVLMTQRDALQSKLELIETKKQQLNAVVDIYHALGGGWN from the coding sequence ATGTTTAAGAATAATATTTATAAAGGCCTTGGTTTAGTGCTGATATGCGCCGCATATACTGCCTGTAGATTACCAGAAGTGGCCCAACGCACCGAAAATAAAAATGTTCCTGTGGCCTTTGGTAGCGCGCAGGATACTGTAAGTACAGCCAGTATACAATGGCGTAAGTTTTTCACCGATCCAAATCTGGTCAACCTGATCGATACAGCATTGAAAAATAACCAGGAGCTGAATATTACGCTGCAGGATATCGAAATTGCGAAAAACGAAATCAAAGCGAAAAAAGGAGAGCTCTTGCCAAGTGTAAACTACCGTGTTGGCGCTGGTCTGGATAAAGTTGGCCGTTACACCAGTTCGGGTGCCGGCGATGCTTCAACAGAAATTACACCGGGCAAAGAAGTTCCTGAAATATTGCCGGATTATACTTTTGGTTTGCAAGCCAATTGGGAAGCCGACATCTGGCACAAATTACGCAATGCGAAAAAAGGAGCTATAAGTCATTATTTAGCGACAGTAGAAGGTAAAAATTTCGTAGTAACCAATTTAATTGCGGAGGTTGCAAATTCATATTACGAGCTGCTGGCTGCCGATAATCAGTTAGAGACGGTGAAAAAGAACATTGAGCTGCAGAAAAACGCCTTAGAACTGATGAAAATCCAGAAAGAGGCCAGTAGGGTTAACGAACTTGCCGTGCGTAAATTTGAGGCTGAAGTGTTAAGCTCTAAGAGCCTGGAATTCGATATTCAACAGAACATTACCGAAACGGAGAATAAAATTAATTTCCTGCTAGGCCGTTTTCCTCAGCTCATTATAAGGGATAAATCGAGTTTTACTGACCTGGTACCACCAACCGTTCAAACAGGTTTACCTTCACAATTATTAGCCAACCGACCCGATATTAAACAGGCGGAGTTAGAACTCGCTGCGGCTAAATTAGATGTTAAAGTGGCTAAAGCTCAGTTTTATCCTTCTTTGGGTATTTCGGCAACTATTGGTTATCAGGCATTTAATCCATCGTATTTATTAAGAACGCCAGAATCTTTAATCTATTCATTAGCAGGAGATTTGGCTGGACCGCTAATTAACCGCAACGCCATTAAAGCGGAGTATTTAACCGCAAATGCAAAACAATTGCAGGCCGTTTACGATTACGAAAAAACGATTCTGAACGGTTATATAGAAGTGGCCAACCAGATGTCGAAGATCAGTAACCTGCAAAAAAGCTACGATCTAAAATCGAAACAGGTCACTGCACTAACCCAGTCGATCGATATTTCTAACGATTTGTTTAAATCGGCAAGGGCTGATTATTTTGAGGTATTGATGACCCAGCGC